Proteins encoded together in one Telopea speciosissima isolate NSW1024214 ecotype Mountain lineage chromosome 4, Tspe_v1, whole genome shotgun sequence window:
- the LOC122658733 gene encoding naringenin,2-oxoglutarate 3-dioxygenase-like: MAPSTLTALVEEKTLQASFVRDEDERPKVAYNQFSNEIPIISLAGIDETKGKRAEICKKIVEACEDWGIFQVVDHGVDTKLISEMTRLAREFFALPPEEKLRFDMSGGKKGGFIVSSHLQGEAVQDWREIVTYFSYPIRTRDYSRWPDKPEGWKTVTQSYSENLMGLACKLLEVLSEAMGLDKEALTKACVDMDQKVVVNFYPKCPQPDLTLGLKRHTDPGTITLLLQDQVGGLQATRDGGKTWITVQPVEGAFVVNLGDHGHYLSNGRFKNADHQAVVNSNYSRLSIATFQNPAPEAIVYPLKVREGEKPVLEEPITFAEMYKRKMSKDLELARLKKLAKEQKFEEAKPKSVDEIFA, encoded by the exons ATGGCCCCTTCTACCCTGACAGCTCTGGTGGAGGAGAAGACACTTCAGGCAAGCTTCGTGAGGGACGAAGATGAGCGTCCTAAGGTGGCATACAACCAGTTCAGCAACGAAATTCCAATCATATCACTGGCAGGGATCGATGAGACAAAGGGGAAGAGGGCCGAGATATGTAAGAAGATCGTGGAGGCTTGTGAGGACTGGGGGATCTTCCAGGTCGTCGACCATGGTGTCGATACCAAACTCATCTCCGAAATGACCCGCCTCGCTCGTGAATTCTTCGCCCTCCCTCCCGAGGAGAAGCTCCGTTTCGACATGTCCGGTGGTAAGAAGGGTGGCTTCATCGTCTCCAGTCACCTCCAG GGCGAGGCAGTCCAAGATTGGCGTGAGATCGTAACTTACTTCTCATACCCAATTCGGACTCGGGATTACTCGAGGTGGCCCGACAAGCCGGAAGGATGGAAGACAGTGACTCAAAGTTACAGTGAGAATCTCATGGGCCTGGCCTGCAAGCTCTTGGAAGTGCTCTCCGAGGCGATGGGACTCGACAAGGAAGCCCTCACCAAGGCTTGCGTCGACATGGACCAAAAGGTTGTCGTCAACTTCTACCCCAAGTGCCCGCAGCCCGACCTCACCCTCGGCCTCAAGCGTCACACCGATCCAGGCACTATCACTCTTCTCCTCCAGGACCAGGTCGGAGGACTCCAGGCTACTAGAGATGGCGGCAAGACCTGGATCACAGTCCAGCCCGTTGAGGGTGCTTTCGTCGTCAACCTTGGCGACCATGGTCAC TACTTGAGCAATGGGAGGTTCAAGAACGCAGATCACCAGGCGGTGGTGAACTCCAACTACAGCAGGCTATCGATCGCGACGTTCCAGAACCCAGCTCCGGAGGCGATCGTGTACCCGCTCAAGGTCAGGGAAGGGGAGAAGCCGGTGTTGGAGGAGCCCATCACTTTCGCAGAGATGTATAAGAGGAAGATGAGCAAGGATCTGGAGCTCGCCAGGCTCAAGAAGCTCGCAAAGGAGCAGAAGTTCGAAGAGGCTAAACCCAAGAGCGTCGACGAGATCTTTGCGTAG